The Thermoplasmatales archaeon genome segment ATAAATTCTCTTATAAAGTACCACAGATTATAAAGGATAGCAGAAAATATGAAAAAGAAAAACCTTATAATAGGATTCTCTGTCTTCGTTTTTATCATAAAATTCTCTTGAGCATCTCTATAAAAATTTTCTATGTTCCATCTTCTCCTATATAGATCTGCAAGACTAAGAATATTTGATTCATCAATTTCAATGTTTGTGCAGAAAACATCGAAATTTTTCCAATTTTCTTTATATTTGTTACCATTTGGAATGAAGAACAAGTTTGTTTTTATTTCTTC includes the following:
- a CDS encoding transposase; the encoded protein is MFFIPNGNKYKENWKNFDVFCTNIEIDESNILSLADLYRRRWNIENFYRDAQENFMIKTKTENPIIRFFFFIFSAILYNLWYFIREFISIIAEKWKDSILDLIKQRKVLCNINCAKRIDEKIIKIF